The following proteins come from a genomic window of Nostoc sp. ATCC 53789:
- a CDS encoding tetratricopeptide repeat protein: protein MLGNTLVGRYQIISNLGGGGFGETFVAYDTQLPGSPQCVVKKLKPQANDPVTLETARRLFDTEAQVLYKLGTHDRIPQLLAYFEENAEFYLVQELIEGHDLSQELIPGKTLSQEQVISLLQELLTILEVVHQQNVIHRDVNPRNILRRHPDGKLILIDFGAVKQITTQVITPEGSTKGTVAIGTPGYIPGEQAHGTPKLSSDIYATGIIAIQALTGLLPEEIVKDAETNEIIWRDKATVTPEFAQFLDKMVCYDFRQRYPSATVALKALKELTLPPVETIALTPISLPKNITKPQPKKGILGKVLLTIFLVGISGVASIFIFNHINSNNAIELSKQGNTLFDLQRYQDALEVYEKAVNIRPDYPQGWNGQGKTLYKLKKSKEALAAYDRAIQIKPDYFEAWSGRGFVLASLQRYQEAIASFDKALQLNNESSEVWNAKGEAFSNLKQYDQAIKAYEKAIELKSDNYEAWYKKGLALQNSNRYEEAIAAYQKVVDLKPDYEQAWYNLGNGLVNLQRYQDAFNAYDKAVQYKSNYYQAWFSRGNTLLNLRRYPEAIESFNQVIKYNPSNYQAWYNLGWSLHQNQRYEEAIKAYNKAATLKPRDYQLWYNLGNSQYILQKYEDAIASYNKAVRYKPDHSESWYSRGNALLNLKRFQDAIASYDQAIKYKPNYQQAIDGRNQAQIQLQSEKPKPIIVPVIPVPNPINPPQTTP, encoded by the coding sequence ATGCTAGGAAACACACTTGTTGGAAGATACCAAATTATTAGTAACTTGGGGGGAGGGGGTTTTGGTGAAACCTTTGTTGCTTATGATACTCAATTACCCGGTTCACCTCAATGTGTGGTCAAGAAACTCAAACCCCAAGCAAATGATCCGGTAACTTTAGAGACGGCTAGGCGTTTATTTGATACAGAAGCACAAGTTCTGTATAAATTAGGAACTCACGATCGCATTCCCCAACTTTTAGCTTATTTTGAGGAAAATGCCGAATTTTATCTCGTACAGGAATTGATCGAAGGTCATGACCTGAGTCAAGAATTAATACCAGGTAAAACCCTTAGTCAAGAGCAAGTAATTTCGCTTTTACAAGAACTTTTGACAATTCTAGAAGTTGTCCATCAACAGAATGTAATTCACCGTGATGTCAATCCTCGAAATATCCTCAGACGACACCCAGATGGCAAATTAATCTTAATTGATTTTGGTGCGGTTAAACAAATTACTACCCAAGTAATTACTCCCGAAGGTTCAACTAAAGGTACTGTTGCCATAGGTACGCCTGGATATATTCCTGGAGAACAAGCTCATGGTACGCCAAAATTAAGCAGTGATATTTATGCTACGGGAATCATTGCTATTCAAGCTCTCACTGGATTATTACCAGAGGAAATAGTAAAAGATGCTGAGACTAATGAAATTATCTGGCGCGATAAAGCCACAGTAACGCCAGAATTTGCTCAATTCTTAGATAAAATGGTGTGCTACGACTTTCGACAGCGCTATCCTTCGGCTACAGTAGCATTAAAAGCACTGAAAGAGTTAACACTACCCCCGGTCGAAACAATAGCGTTAACTCCTATTTCTCTACCCAAAAATATAACCAAACCACAACCGAAAAAAGGGATTTTAGGTAAAGTTTTACTAACAATATTTTTAGTGGGAATAAGTGGAGTTGCATCAATATTTATTTTTAATCACATTAATTCAAATAACGCTATAGAATTATCCAAACAAGGAAATACACTTTTTGATTTGCAACGCTATCAAGACGCATTAGAAGTATATGAAAAAGCCGTTAATATTAGACCAGATTATCCTCAAGGATGGAATGGCCAAGGCAAAACGCTGTATAAATTAAAAAAATCGAAAGAAGCATTAGCTGCGTATGATAGAGCAATCCAAATTAAGCCAGATTATTTTGAAGCTTGGAGTGGACGCGGTTTTGTCTTGGCAAGTTTACAGCGATATCAAGAAGCGATCGCATCTTTTGACAAAGCCTTACAATTAAATAATGAAAGCTCGGAAGTCTGGAATGCTAAGGGTGAAGCTTTTAGTAACTTAAAGCAATATGACCAAGCAATTAAAGCCTATGAAAAAGCGATTGAATTAAAATCAGATAATTATGAAGCTTGGTACAAGAAAGGATTAGCTTTACAGAATTCTAACCGATATGAAGAAGCGATCGCAGCATATCAAAAAGTCGTTGATTTAAAACCAGACTATGAACAAGCTTGGTATAATCTGGGGAACGGACTAGTTAATTTGCAACGCTACCAAGATGCGTTCAACGCTTATGACAAAGCTGTACAATATAAGTCAAATTATTATCAAGCCTGGTTTTCAAGAGGTAATACCCTACTCAACTTACGACGTTATCCAGAAGCAATTGAATCTTTTAATCAAGTAATTAAATATAATCCTAGTAACTATCAAGCATGGTATAACTTGGGCTGGTCGCTACATCAAAATCAGCGCTATGAAGAAGCAATCAAAGCTTACAATAAAGCTGCGACACTTAAGCCAAGAGACTATCAGCTTTGGTACAATCTGGGAAATTCACAATACATTTTGCAAAAATACGAAGATGCGATCGCATCTTATAATAAAGCAGTTCGTTATAAACCAGACCATTCTGAAAGCTGGTATAGCAGAGGCAATGCTCTACTAAATTTGAAAAGGTTTCAAGATGCGATCGCGTCTTACGATCAAGCAATAAAATACAAGCCTAATTACCAACAAGCTATAGACGGTCGCAATCAAGCCCAGATTCAACTGCAATCCGAGAAACCTAAGCCGATAATTGTGCCAGTTATTCCAGTTCCTAATCCTATTAATCCACCGCAGACAACGCCCTAA